The window TTGGAAAGATGTTGCCTCACGAGTAAAAGACCAGCTGACAAAGGATCATGTATCCATCGTTTCAGCAGGTATTGCATTTTATTTTTTACTTGCAATTTTTCCCGCTATTGCAGCTGCTTTATCCATATATGGGCTGTTAATGGAGCCGGCACAGGTAGAGCAGCAGATGAGTCAGCTTGCAAATGCCCTTCCTGAGCAGGCACACCAATTTGTTAGCAAAATTTTAGAAAGGCAATCCGAAAAGCCAGCATCAACCCTAGGCTGGAGTTTTGTTTTGAGTTTACTGATTAGTCTCTGGAGTGCCAATAAAGGTGCAAAGGCAGTTTTTGAAGGAGTAAATATTACATATAATGAAGTAGACGAACGCGGCTTTTTTAAATTAACTGCCGTTACCCTTCTGTTTACTATAGGCGGCATTATTATCGGCTTTTTTGCTATTGCAATGGTGGTGGCTTTTCCCGCACTTATCGATAAGATCGGTTTACCCTCAACATTAGAAACAATTATTCAATTATTACGATGGCCGATACTGGCATTGATAGTCATGTTTTCGTTGGCTGCGGTTTATA of the Flammeovirgaceae bacterium 311 genome contains:
- a CDS encoding ribonuclease BN (COG1295 Predicted membrane protein); this translates as MGNTSPDERGHNAEKPTQIPKKGWKDVASRVKDQLTKDHVSIVSAGIAFYFLLAIFPAIAAALSIYGLLMEPAQVEQQMSQLANALPEQAHQFVSKILERQSEKPASTLGWSFVLSLLISLWSANKGAKAVFEGVNITYNEVDERGFFKLTAVTLLFTIGGIIIGFFAIAMVVAFPALIDKIGLPSTLETIIQLLRWPILALIVMFSLAAVYKVAPYRKSSEFKWTSWGAIIATLIWLAGSLLFNLYVNNFSSFDETYGSFAAVIILMLWFYLTAFIILLGAEINSEMEHQTSRDTTTGEDKPMGQRGGYHADHVAGEDKGDNKRQ